From the genome of uncultured Bacteroides sp.:
CATGAAGCCCAGAAGTTAAGAAGCAAATATTTACCGGTGAATTTTGCTAGATTGACAGACTCTCCTTTTGCATTTATAATATTAAAGTATGGAGCCTTTTTACCATCAGAAACATTCTCTTCATTATTTATAAATCGTAAAATTTGCTGCATATAAGGAGCATTTTTAAGATCACCGGTTATTTTGTTTGCTAATTCTTTGATTTTTTTAATATCAGGATTCTGTTCTTGTACAAAGTACCTGTCTAAAAGATAAACACTAACAGGTGAAGATGAATGTGAACCTATAAAAGCACTTGCTTTCTCTTTTATTTCTTTGGTAGATTTGGTTAATTCCGGTGATTGTAATAAATCATTGTACTTAGTCTCATTCCCTGATGTGTAAGCAGTGAATAGATCTTTTCTTATTTTACTTGTGGATTTAGATATGTCGCTTATGCTTTCTTTGAAATCATTCATTTCTTCATTCTGATCATTACCACTGACTTCGAGTAAATCTAATGAAGAAGCATCGCCACTTATCTTTATTTTGTCGCCTTTATTAGCAAAAACAACACATTCTTCCATATTGCTGAAAAGTAGCACTACCTGAGTTAAAGTATCAACAGGTGCTTGATATTTAAATTTTCCATCTTTGGCTTTTATAGTATCTAAAGCATCTCCATTCCTATCTGCTCCATAAACTAAAATCATTTCATTTTTTAAGCCATCAATATCCCCTTCAATAACAATCTTTTTGTTTTTGCTTGTACAGCTAAATAAACATAGCATCAATGTAATGATAATACTAACTTTTTTCATGCTAAATATTTTTTCTGCAAATGTAACAAATTAGTTTTATGCCGCTATATCGCTAACATGTTTTTTACAAATATAAAAAAAGATCGGGGACATCTGAATAAACAGATGCCCCCGATAATATTATTAATTATAATAATTCTGTTCCTTATTATTTAATAATGCTAAGGAAGTCAGAGTTAGTTGCGAATTTTGCAAATTCTAAGTCAGTTGCAGCTTTCTTAGCTAAAGAAGCATCTTTCTTAACTGCGCTTGACAAGCTGCTAGTTACCATAGAAGCATTGTTTGTTCTTGCACCTAAGATAGCCATCAAGTAGTCAGTGTAAGCATCTGGGTTTTCAACGTTAGAAAGAGTGTTCTTTGCTTTGTTGTAATCTTTAGCAAGAATTTGAGCAAGAGCAGCACTGTTTGTTTTTGAATCGCCGAATGAACTTACTGCTTTGTCATATTCACCTCTTGAAACATATAAGTTACCAAGTGATTCGTTCAATGATTTAGCACCAGCAGCTTTGCCGAAGAAAGATTCAGCAGCTGATTTATCGCCATTCTTCAATGCTACCAAACCTAAGTTCATGTTAACTTCAGGAGCTGATTTCAAGTTAGCAGCCTTAGCTAAATAAGACTGAGCTTTAGAAGTGTCACCATTTTGGTAAGCAAGAGCAGCTAAGTTGTTATATGCACGGTAATCGTTAGAATATAATTCTGTAGCTTTTTTGTAGATAGCTTCTTTCTTAGAATTATCTTTAGTTAATGTTGCAGCGTAAAGTAATTCTTCGATGTTTAGTTTGCTTGCATCTTCGTTAGCAAAAGCTGTGATTTCTTCATCAGATTTACCAATAAGATCATAGTTCAAAGTTAAACGTGAACGTCTTAACTGAGGAAGGATTTCGTCAGCAAGATTTTTGAATACTGTAGAAAGGTTCTTTATTTCAGTTTCTCTTTGTTCTGGATCCTGATACATAGAAAGAACGCGAAGGATAAGATCTTTATCCTGGATGTTAGATTTAGAAACTAGTTCCTGGAAACCTTCCCAGTCTTCAGCTGTATATTTAGCATCTACAGTTGCGTTAACTTTACCTTTCTTAAGCTCTTTGTTCAAGTAATTAGCAGTGTTAGCTTCACGTTTTTCTGCAAGACCAGTATTTAAAGTCATGCCACCATCTGGAGATGCGTAAGCAGAAATTTCAATATTGTTGATTTTCTTTCCTTTAGTGTCAGCGTTAGCATCTTTTACAGCTTTTTGGAAATCAGCAACGCTTGTAGATTTCAATTCGCTAGTGCGGATGTTAGCTTGTTGGATAAGGAACATGATCTTAGCTTCCTGAGCTTGTTTGATAATGCGTTGGAAAGCATCTTCAGAACCAGCAGTGTTTGCACTTGATAAAGTGTTGTTGATTAATTCAGAAGTTGAGATAACGCCATCAGCAACCTTTACGTCAGGAATACTAATAGTCTTTTTTCCTTGTTTTACATTGAATGCTAAATATAATTCTGACTTAGCCATTTCAGGAACATAATCAAAATTACCTTTCATTGTGTAATTACCACCCATCTTGTAAGAGATAGTCTGGTCGTTACCTTCAATTTTTTCACCTTGGAAAACAGCTGGTTGACTCTTAGCCTCACCACCATTCCATCTTAAAACTGGAGTAACTTCTACAACAGCATTTTTCTTGAAATACTTTTCAGGGAACTTACCGTTAATTGTTACTGGAACTTTACCTCCAACAGCCTCTAAAACTTGAGGATTAGTTGTGAAGTATTCAGATGATAATGCACCCATCTTTCCACAAGAAGAAAGTGCAACAACTAAAGCCATAAGTAATGGCAAATACAACTTCTTAACCATGTTTTTTTTGATATAAATTAAATGTTTGTAATTGAAATCATTTGTAACTCTGAACATTCGCTTATGAACAGAAACTCGGACAAAGATATTAAAACTTAAATATATTGGCAAATCTTATACGTATTTTCTTGCTGCTGTGTATGATAATATGGCGCTTTTGTTACGTTTCATCTGGTAAACAATCTTTGTTTTCTGCTTCTTTAACTATAATCTTCTGTTTTTCACGATATCTGATGTTACGTGGATGGTGCTCAATAATCTCACTTCTAAGCATATTGCGGTCTATATGGGTATATATTTCTGTGGTTGTAATTGATTCGTGTCCGAGCATGCATTGGATAGCACGAAGATTTGCACCCCCTTCTAACAGGTGGGTAGCAAATGAATGACGGAAGGTGTGGGGGCTAACGTTTTTCTTGAGTCCTGTTATCTCTGCTTGTTCTTTGATTATGTGAAAAACCATAATGCGGGAAAGGCTTGTACCTCTTCTACTTATGAAAATATAATCTTCAAAATCCTTTTTAATTTCGATGGTATTACGATCGATAAGATAGTTTTTTATTTCCTTGATCGCTCGGGGAGATATGGGAACAAGTCGTTGCTTGTTTCCTTTGCCTTCTACTTTGATAAAACCTTCGTCAAAGTATAATTCTGAAAGTTTCAAGTTGATGAGCTCTGAAACACGAAGTCCACAACTATAAAGTGTTTCTAAAATAGCCCTGTTTCGTTGTCCTTCCTTTTTTCCTAGATCAATTGTTGAAATCATAGAGTCGATTTCCTGAACTGATAAAACTTCTGGTAACTTGAAGCCTATCTTAGGGCATTCCAGTAATTCAGTTGGATCTGATTCTATATAATCATCCAGAATTAAAAAGCGATAAAACGATTTTATACCCGAAATAATGCGTGCTTGTGAACGAGGGTGTATTCCAATATCATGCAATCCGGCTGCAAAATTTTGTAAATTGTCTAAGGTTACATCCACTATTTCTATCTCTTCTAGCATTAGAAAACTAAGTAGCTTATCTAAATCGCTCAAATAAGCATCCAGAGTATTCCTTGAATAGGCCTTCTCTAAGAGTAAATACTGCTCATATTTCTTTATTAACAGTCTGTTTTTGTCCTTATTATCTCTTTTATTATTTATTTCCATTTCTTTTTTCTACCTTTGCATCTTGATAAATAGTCCACACAAAGATATTGAATTAAGTAGAATTGTTGGTTTTATGAGAATACAAATTATAAATGGACCTAATATCAACCTATTAGGTAAACGTGAGCCTTCTATTTATGGAGCAGTTTCTTTTGATGAATATCTTAAAGATCTATGCGAAAAATATCCGGATATTGAGATCCAATATTTCCAGTCAAATGTGGAAGGAGAAATGATTAATAAAATTCATGAAGTAGGTTTTGATTTTGATGGCATTATTCTAAATGCTGGGGCTTACACTCATACTTCAATAGCTCTCCAGGATGCCATAAGAGCAATTAAATCACCTGTGATAGAAGTGCATATCTCAAATGTACATGCTCGCGAATCGTTTCGTCATGTTTCTATGATCTCAGCTGCTTGTCTTGGGGTGATTTGTGGGTTTGGACTTGATTCTTATCGTTTGGCTTTGGAAGCATTGCTTGCCAAAACAAAATGAAAGGTATAATTATAAATATAAAGGAAAACTAAACGTATTAATTTTTATGAAAAAGCATACAAAAATTGTAGCATCGATTTCAGACAGACGTTGTGATATTGACTTTCTTACTAAATTGTATGAAGCAGGGATGAATGTTGTTCGTATGAATACGGCGCATGCTGGAACAGAAGGTCTTGAGGAGATTATCAATAATGTTAGAGTAGTCTCAAATAAAATTGCAATTCTTATAGACACCAAAGGACCAGAAGTTAGAACAACTGCTTGTTCTGCTCCGATAGATTTTAAAATAGGTGAAAAGGTGCGCATTATTGGCGATCCTTCAGCTGAAACGACTCATGATTGTATTGCAGTTTCATATCCAAATTTTGTGCGTGACTTATCAGAAGGCGGGCAAATTCTAATTGATGATGGAGATCTTGATCTGCACGTAACTAAGAAGTGTGATGGTTATTTGGAAGCTGAAATAATGAATGAAACAACTCTAGGAAGCAGAAAAAGTGTTAATGTTCCAGGAGTACGTATCAACTTACCTTCGCTAACAGAAAAGGATAGAAATAACATTCTTTTTGCTATTGAAAAGGATATTGACTTCATTGCTCATTCGTTTGTTCGTAATAAGCAAGATGTTTTGGATATTCAAAAGATTCTTGATGAACATAACAGTGATATTAAGATTATTGCCAAAATAGAAAATCAGGAAGGTGTAGATAATATCGATGAAATTTTGGAAGTTGCTTATGGTGTGATGATTGCCAGAGGAGATTTAGGTATTGAAGTTCCTCAGGAGAAGATTCCGGGTATTCAACGCGATTTGATCCGTAAATGTGTGTTGGCAAAGAAACCGGTGATTGTTGCTACTCAAATGCTTCATACTATGATAAATAATCCTCGTCCAACTCGCGCCGAGGTTACAGATATTGCAAATGCTATTTATTATCGTACTGATGCTCTGATGCTAAGTGGTGAAACTGCTTACGGAAAATATCCTGTTGAAGCAGTGAAAACTATGGCTAAGATTGCAGAAGAAGCTGAAAAAGATAAGTTGGCGGAGAATGACATTCGTATACCTTTCTCTGAACATCCGGATGTTACAGAATTCTTAGCTAAACAAGCTGTTAAGGCCACAGCAAAAATGAATATTCGTGCAATAATAACTGATAGCTATACTGGCAGAACTGCTAGAAATTTGGCTGCTTTCCGTGGAAAGTATCCTGTTCTTGCTATATGTTACAATGAAAAAGCAATGCGTCGCCTTGCTCTTTCTTATGGGGTTTTGCCTATCTTCCAGGAAGAGAAGGCTAATGCTCAGGCTTATTTCTTTGAAGCATTGAAATTGCTGATGAATGAAAAAAGAGTGTTTGTAGATGATATGGTTGCTTATCTTAGTGGAAGTCACGGCGAAGGCGGCGGTACTACATTCCTGGAAATTAATAAAGTTGAAGATATTTTAAAGAAAGCAGATAAATATCTGTTACCAAGTTTTCTTGAATGATGAATACTTATGACGAATCATTAGAAAAATACATTCTTGAGCATATTGATGACGAAGGAGATTATCTTCGCGCTCTATACAGAGATACTCATGTGAAATTATTGCGACCAAGAATGGCTTCAGGTCATTTGCAGGGCAGAATGCTAAAAATGTTTGTTGAAATGATTCGTCCTAAACAAATATTGGAAATTGGAACATATAGCGGATATTCTGCTATATGTTTGGCAGAAGGTTTGAAAGAAGGAGGAATGCTTCATACTTTTGAAATCAATGATGAGCAAGAAGATTTTACCCGTCCATGGTTAGAGAATTCTCCTGTTGCAGCTAAAATCAAGTTTTATATAGGTGATGCTTTACAACTTCTTCCTTCTATGGATATCACCTTTGATTTGGCATTTGTTGATGGAGATAAGAGAAATTACATCGAATATTATGAATTGGTTCTTTCCAAATTATCTAATGGTGGTTATATTATAGCTGATAATAC
Proteins encoded in this window:
- a CDS encoding TlpA disulfide reductase family protein → MKKVSIIITLMLCLFSCTSKNKKIVIEGDIDGLKNEMILVYGADRNGDALDTIKAKDGKFKYQAPVDTLTQVVLLFSNMEECVVFANKGDKIKISGDASSLDLLEVSGNDQNEEMNDFKESISDISKSTSKIRKDLFTAYTSGNETKYNDLLQSPELTKSTKEIKEKASAFIGSHSSSPVSVYLLDRYFVQEQNPDIKKIKELANKITGDLKNAPYMQQILRFINNEENVSDGKKAPYFNIINAKGESVNLAKFTGKYLLLNFWASWSNSSRKENPIINSIYKRFGKNHFAIVNISLDTDKKQWNDAIKSDSLAGEQICDFFGWSSTTAQQYGIESLPANVLIDPQGIIIARNLKEAELNKKLGELFIENKTAN
- a CDS encoding class I SAM-dependent methyltransferase, translated to MNTYDESLEKYILEHIDDEGDYLRALYRDTHVKLLRPRMASGHLQGRMLKMFVEMIRPKQILEIGTYSGYSAICLAEGLKEGGMLHTFEINDEQEDFTRPWLENSPVAAKIKFYIGDALQLLPSMDITFDLAFVDGDKRNYIEYYELVLSKLSNGGYIIADNTLWDGHVLEEPKSNDYQTMGIKNFNDYIALDKRVEKVILPLRDGLTIIRKK
- the xerD gene encoding site-specific tyrosine recombinase XerD yields the protein MEINNKRDNKDKNRLLIKKYEQYLLLEKAYSRNTLDAYLSDLDKLLSFLMLEEIEIVDVTLDNLQNFAAGLHDIGIHPRSQARIISGIKSFYRFLILDDYIESDPTELLECPKIGFKLPEVLSVQEIDSMISTIDLGKKEGQRNRAILETLYSCGLRVSELINLKLSELYFDEGFIKVEGKGNKQRLVPISPRAIKEIKNYLIDRNTIEIKKDFEDYIFISRRGTSLSRIMVFHIIKEQAEITGLKKNVSPHTFRHSFATHLLEGGANLRAIQCMLGHESITTTEIYTHIDRNMLRSEIIEHHPRNIRYREKQKIIVKEAENKDCLPDET
- the aroQ gene encoding type II 3-dehydroquinate dehydratase produces the protein MRIQIINGPNINLLGKREPSIYGAVSFDEYLKDLCEKYPDIEIQYFQSNVEGEMINKIHEVGFDFDGIILNAGAYTHTSIALQDAIRAIKSPVIEVHISNVHARESFRHVSMISAACLGVICGFGLDSYRLALEALLAKTK
- the pyk gene encoding pyruvate kinase, which translates into the protein MKKHTKIVASISDRRCDIDFLTKLYEAGMNVVRMNTAHAGTEGLEEIINNVRVVSNKIAILIDTKGPEVRTTACSAPIDFKIGEKVRIIGDPSAETTHDCIAVSYPNFVRDLSEGGQILIDDGDLDLHVTKKCDGYLEAEIMNETTLGSRKSVNVPGVRINLPSLTEKDRNNILFAIEKDIDFIAHSFVRNKQDVLDIQKILDEHNSDIKIIAKIENQEGVDNIDEILEVAYGVMIARGDLGIEVPQEKIPGIQRDLIRKCVLAKKPVIVATQMLHTMINNPRPTRAEVTDIANAIYYRTDALMLSGETAYGKYPVEAVKTMAKIAEEAEKDKLAENDIRIPFSEHPDVTEFLAKQAVKATAKMNIRAIITDSYTGRTARNLAAFRGKYPVLAICYNEKAMRRLALSYGVLPIFQEEKANAQAYFFEALKLLMNEKRVFVDDMVAYLSGSHGEGGGTTFLEINKVEDILKKADKYLLPSFLE